A window of Ictidomys tridecemlineatus isolate mIctTri1 chromosome 15, mIctTri1.hap1, whole genome shotgun sequence contains these coding sequences:
- the LOC120888049 gene encoding uncharacterized protein LOC120888049 has protein sequence MECENSSTDFTGLSEEGSGRALGAGRASEEGPGCGRPGRPRARAGPGVHAEAVRARGAGRALSEEPREGAAAEPEAARGGETWAPGREEGPGQQGRGATGSQAARGGGREGAQRSGPAPPLTRFSSSSSSSSSSPPQAPALPPPPPPTASSGSRQTRSLHPLCSADPPPQPPRPPIGQNHRHSAVALALAPLPLAESHSFPPLPAPLGAPTKPRHARPANKRYELLPVAHAAVRQRLPTETFPASSSLLPQVNALIGGKRGRSERNSGGVGLFWFEKKEGGRCRLQNFHQREKSGREKRNALSPPSPAPRGACGCQGDRTLLTARLATKDSPPTLLGHALSHFPGFSLKRCPHKHSVGAFMQYEPVGKRDD, from the exons AGGGGTCAGGGAGGGCCCTGGGTGCAGGGAGAGCGTCGGAGGAAGGCCCGGGGTGCGGGAGGCCGGGGAGACCCCGGGCCAGAGCCGGCCCTGGAGTACACGCAGAAGCGGTGCGGGCGAGAGGGGCAGGGAGGGCCCTGAGTGAGGAACCACGGGAAGGGGCCGCGGCCGAGCCCGAGGCCGCCCGGGGCGGGGAGACGTGGGCGCCTGGGCGCGAGGAAGGGCCGGGGCAGCAGGGGCGGGGGGCGACTGGGAGCCAGGCGGCGCGGGGCGGGGGCCgagaaggggctcagaggtcggGCCCCGCGCCGCCCCTCACccgcttctcctcctcctcctcctcctcctcctcctcgcctcCTCAGGCGCCcgcgctgccgccgccgccacctCCCACTGCCTCCTCAGGCTCTCGTCAGACCCGGTCGCTGCACCCCCTCTGCTCCGCGGACCCGCCCCCACAGCCGCCACGGCCTCCTATTGGACAAAACCACCGCCACTCAGCCGTGGCTCTGGCTCTCGCGCCACTTCCATTGGCCGAGTCTCACTCATTCCCTCCCCTCCCGGCCCCCCTCGGTGCCCCGACAAAACCCCGCCACGCCCGCCCTGCCAACAAGCGCTATGAACTGCTGCCAGTGGCTCACGCCGCTGTCCGTCAGCGGCTCCCCACGGAGACATTTCCCGcctcctcctctcttctgccCCAAGTCAACGCCCTCATTGGAGGAAAGCGCGGTCGCTCGGAGCGAAACTCTGGTGGGGTCGGGTTATTCTGGTTCGAGAAGAAAGAGGGCGGACGGTGCCGGCTTCAGAACTT cCACCAGAGGGAGAAATCCGGGCGGGAGAAAAGGAACGCGCTCTCGCCTCCCTCCCCCGCGCCCCGCGGGGCCTGCGGTTGCCAAGGCGACAGAACTTTATTGACAGCCCGGCTTGCTACAAAGGACTCTCCTCCCACCCTCCTAGGCCACGCCCTCTCCCACTTCCCCGGGTTCTCTCTGAAAAGGTGTCCCCACAAGCACTCTGTGGGGGCTTTCATGCAATACGAACCGGTGGGAAAGAGGGATGACTGA
- the Tmem150b gene encoding modulator of macroautophagy TMEM150B → MRGCLSLLPAFLALWAIAGVWIVFGISVANRSVDLSEGFPFISVCGSDPPQSCLFSQLLNAGAAMAAWICIVRYHQLRDWGVATCHNQSILWLGLLCALGTSIVGNFQEKHQKPTHLVGAFLAFIMGNLYFWLQLLLSWRMKDQPQPGAPWIWRLRLTLCSLCSILTVAMIILYFWPPRSASAICEWAVAMLLFTLFGLFAVDFSRLDSCSLSLQPRQDLSPPPGSPVSLQVQL, encoded by the exons ATGCGGGGCTGCCTGTCCCTTCTGCCTGCTTTCCTGGCACTCTGGGCTATTGCTGGTGTCTGGATCGT GTTTGGAATCTCGGTGGCCAACAGGTCTGTGGACCTCTCGGAAGGCTTCCCCTTCATCAG CGTCTGTGGATCCGACCCCCCTCAGAGCTGCCTCTTCAGCCAGCTGCTCAATGCGGGAGCTGCCATGG CTGCCTGGATCTGCATTGTGCGTTACCACCAGCTCCGGGACTGGGGCGTCGCAACGTGTCATAACCAGTCGATCCTGTGGTTGGGACTCCTCTGTGCTCTAGGGACGTCCATAGTAGGCAACTTCCAG GAAAAACACCAGAAGCCCACACACCTGGTGGGGGCCTTCCTCGCCTTCATAATGGGCAACCTTTACTTCTGGCTGCAGCTCCTTCTGTCCTGGCGGATGAAGGACCAGCCCCAGCCCGGAGCCCCCTGGATCTGGAGGCTGCGCCTGAccctctgcagcctctgctcCATCCTCACAGTGGCCA TGATCATCCTCTACTTCTGGCCGCCGCGCTCTGCCTCAGCTATCTGTGAGTGGGCCGTGGCCATGCTGCTCTTCACACTCTTTGGCCTCTTCGCTGTGGACTTCTCCCGCCTGGACAGCTGCAGCCTGAGCCTTCAGCCTCGGCAGGACCTCAGTCCCCCACCAGGCTCCCCTGTATCCCTGCAGGTCCAGCTGTAG